Proteins from a genomic interval of Magnetovibrio sp. PR-2:
- a CDS encoding DUF2125 domain-containing protein, which yields MPRRPTSQRYARQAPGRRPARGGQNTGHTYDHPALHYQKPTGLKRFQFLVSIIAAVAIAFGLWSFVWYAAQAWVKTEVINWIGDQRRHGAEVAYDTLETTGFPSTITVTLSQPKYKGRLFAHQVQWSSDAVKFIAKPWAPWNFELVGDGRHSLALLDEGLSWRGEAKGLSAMADLGDRWPENLDFAVSGLVLQGSTNIQMQSLRIQAAHNPDAQRGGTGLDVQVSGMGLNVPGALPAPLSSFIDVLELDARVTGSVQPGTLENSLPNWQESGGVVELDRLKFRSDPIAFAAGGKMSLTKEMQPQGQAMAKIQGLFQMLEILRAKGVMSDGEMVVATMGLAAMAKRPKNGGAPEVNLAIKVEDGTLSLGPLKVMKMPTVDWGFVPDALKPPPNPKPEPKKPRFGPAPTVF from the coding sequence ATGCCCCGGCGTCCAACGTCCCAACGCTATGCCCGCCAAGCCCCCGGCCGCCGTCCGGCCAGGGGAGGGCAAAATACTGGGCATACGTACGACCACCCGGCGCTGCACTACCAAAAGCCCACGGGGTTGAAACGCTTTCAGTTTTTGGTTTCCATCATTGCGGCGGTGGCCATTGCGTTTGGGCTCTGGTCGTTCGTGTGGTACGCCGCCCAAGCCTGGGTCAAGACCGAGGTCATCAACTGGATCGGCGATCAACGCCGCCATGGTGCAGAGGTCGCTTATGACACGCTTGAAACGACGGGCTTCCCGTCGACCATCACGGTGACCTTATCCCAGCCCAAATACAAAGGCCGTCTGTTTGCACACCAAGTACAGTGGAGCTCCGATGCGGTGAAGTTCATCGCCAAGCCCTGGGCGCCGTGGAACTTTGAGCTGGTGGGCGATGGTCGGCACAGTTTGGCGCTTTTGGATGAAGGGCTGAGCTGGCGGGGCGAAGCCAAGGGCCTGTCTGCCATGGCGGATTTGGGTGATCGCTGGCCTGAAAACTTGGACTTCGCGGTGTCGGGGCTGGTCTTGCAAGGCAGCACCAACATCCAGATGCAAAGCCTGCGCATTCAGGCCGCGCACAATCCCGACGCCCAACGCGGTGGCACGGGCTTGGATGTGCAAGTGTCGGGCATGGGGTTAAACGTTCCAGGCGCGCTGCCCGCGCCCTTGTCGTCGTTCATTGACGTGTTGGAGCTGGATGCCCGTGTGACCGGTTCGGTGCAGCCGGGGACGCTGGAAAACAGCTTGCCCAATTGGCAGGAAAGCGGCGGTGTGGTGGAACTGGACCGCTTGAAGTTCCGCTCCGACCCGATTGCTTTCGCGGCGGGCGGCAAGATGTCGTTGACCAAGGAAATGCAGCCCCAGGGTCAAGCCATGGCGAAAATCCAAGGCCTGTTTCAGATGTTGGAAATTCTGCGCGCCAAGGGTGTGATGAGCGACGGTGAAATGGTGGTCGCGACCATGGGGCTGGCGGCTATGGCCAAACGTCCCAAAAATGGTGGGGCACCAGAGGTCAATCTCGCCATCAAAGTCGAAGACGGGACGTTGAGCTTAGGCCCCTTGAAGGTCATGAAGATGCCCACCGTTGACTGGGGCTTTGTACCGGATGCGCTCAAACCCCCGCCAAATCCCAAGCCGGAACCGAAAAAGCCCAGATTCGGACCTGCGCCGACGGTGTTTTAA